A genomic region of Aeropyrum pernix K1 contains the following coding sequences:
- a CDS encoding copper chaperone PCu(A)C, with protein sequence MKALTVNKTIFILVIAASLLLGAAVGYIAHSLTAGGGGVVVTGSKAVSTGTSIGVYLTIKNNTNTTSCIVGADIAESVSGKVVVDIHKTVEEGGRVVMMPAGPICLGPGETLEMRQGPGSYHVMIMGDRSAIEKITEDGVVEIKVLVEQQVDAPITGP encoded by the coding sequence TTGAAAGCCCTTACAGTTAACAAGACTATATTTATCCTTGTAATTGCAGCATCCCTACTTCTCGGAGCAGCAGTAGGCTATATAGCCCACAGCCTAACAGCTGGAGGCGGCGGTGTTGTCGTTACTGGGTCAAAAGCTGTATCCACGGGAACATCGATAGGTGTTTACCTAACGATAAAGAATAATACCAACACAACCTCCTGCATCGTCGGAGCAGACATTGCTGAGAGCGTTAGCGGAAAGGTGGTTGTAGATATTCACAAGACGGTTGAGGAAGGCGGAAGAGTCGTTATGATGCCCGCCGGCCCGATATGCCTAGGGCCGGGTGAAACGTTGGAAATGAGGCAAGGCCCGGGAAGCTATCACGTCATGATAATGGGTGACAGGAGCGCTATAGAAAAGATAACTGAGGATGGCGTTGTGGAGATCAAAGTTCTAGTGGAACAGCAGGTTGACGCACCTATAACCGGGCCCTAA
- a CDS encoding O-methyltransferase, with amino-acid sequence MAVRMLDIARRFNMLSERIRRESVELGIPAIDPEDGLILSSAAFYVGGGTGSYVDAGAGIGYSTIWIAYGAYHRCTDITCKIVAIEYDVELASILSRNLREVEAMFRGRIEFEVVSGDALDYFSRLEEKGREVFDMAFVDIEKGDYPEALERLENLLTAGGVAAFYNAFQPPPPPLFFDMVSKRPWKPVVLPTPAGLLLAVKTAG; translated from the coding sequence GTGGCCGTTCGGATGCTCGATATAGCTAGGCGGTTTAATATGTTGTCCGAGAGGATTAGAAGGGAAAGCGTTGAACTGGGTATCCCGGCTATAGACCCTGAGGACGGGCTCATACTCTCTTCTGCAGCCTTCTACGTAGGCGGCGGGACAGGTTCCTATGTAGACGCGGGGGCTGGCATCGGCTATTCTACAATCTGGATAGCGTATGGCGCCTATCACAGATGCACCGATATAACTTGCAAGATAGTGGCTATCGAGTATGATGTTGAACTGGCAAGCATCCTGTCGAGAAATCTAAGGGAGGTTGAGGCTATGTTTAGGGGCAGGATAGAGTTTGAGGTGGTGTCGGGTGATGCGCTTGACTATTTCTCAAGGCTTGAAGAGAAGGGTAGGGAGGTCTTCGATATGGCATTCGTTGATATTGAAAAGGGTGACTATCCCGAAGCTCTAGAGAGGCTTGAAAACCTGCTTACAGCCGGAGGTGTGGCAGCTTTCTACAACGCGTTCCAACCACCTCCTCCACCCTTGTTTTTCGACATGGTCTCCAAAAGGCCGTGGAAACCTGTGGTGTTGCCCACCCCTGCTGGCCTGCTCCTCGCGGTTAAGACTGCGGGCTAG
- a CDS encoding Rieske 2Fe-2S domain-containing protein, translating to MAIKLRRRDFLKLVGAAGVAVSIIGVVPPIVRYTVPPILRGEMPRSKLVWEDCSPVKASELEANTHYLFYYPLVDTINTLLKLETPSGKPIRIPEMRIPSQMNPAMEPPAWLDGDLSENEIKRLEEISTGGGFFIYPPGVGPDGNIVAYNLICQHLGCPYPALRYYPPGTPITTNPPEVGANGGVLHCMCHGSAYDPARGSIVLTPPTVKPLPAIKLEWDQNTDELYAVDVVGPTILGKVCNTCGKLVGSTVVVGVNKEPKKVQC from the coding sequence TTGGCTATTAAACTGAGGAGAAGGGATTTTCTAAAGCTTGTGGGGGCTGCTGGTGTTGCAGTATCAATTATTGGCGTCGTGCCACCTATAGTTAGGTACACTGTCCCACCTATACTCCGGGGGGAGATGCCTAGGAGCAAACTGGTGTGGGAGGACTGTAGCCCTGTCAAAGCATCAGAGCTTGAGGCCAACACACACTACCTCTTTTACTATCCTCTGGTGGATACAATAAATACCCTTCTCAAGCTTGAAACGCCCAGTGGAAAGCCCATCAGGATACCGGAGATGAGGATTCCCAGCCAAATGAACCCAGCCATGGAGCCTCCGGCTTGGCTCGACGGCGATTTAAGTGAAAATGAGATAAAGAGGCTTGAAGAGATATCCACGGGGGGCGGTTTCTTCATATACCCCCCGGGCGTAGGGCCCGACGGGAATATAGTAGCCTACAACCTCATATGCCAGCATCTAGGCTGTCCCTACCCGGCACTCAGGTACTACCCGCCAGGGACACCCATAACAACTAACCCTCCAGAGGTGGGTGCCAACGGCGGCGTGCTACACTGCATGTGCCACGGATCAGCATACGACCCAGCCAGGGGCTCAATAGTGCTGACACCACCCACCGTCAAGCCGCTGCCCGCTATAAAGCTGGAGTGGGATCAGAATACCGACGAGCTGTATGCCGTCGACGTGGTAGGGCCCACAATACTGGGCAAGGTCTGCAACACATGCGGAAAGCTCGTTGGCTCCACTGTTGTAGTGGGCGTAAACAAGGAGCCCAAGAAAGTTCAGTGTTGA
- a CDS encoding cytochrome b translates to MAARMFVRKAWEWIYERGGLGHLPFYRVPYSYFTLDIWLGAIVASSFFWLALTGLLLLFYYRPTDPLESSKAIIFERPFGALLLTSHLYAAHFMLIGVFAHAFRNLFKGVYKRPRELVWIVGVATGFLALQTAFFGYSLVGDRIAKEAINIGSALNLRSLGEELGLYVVAILFGLDPTERYFRITALHVLLAATVFLLFLLHFGLFEVHGPAPKEEETGWKAEPARIPQDRSDLAPWFPVNLVFILAVTLMTWGFIVFTAGMAQRFADLLPPLFKPYPVEAEDFTPMPPWFFLYTYRIFQMTFLTLSLESTPQLLQFIIALVLPPLILMIIPFVDRKVSTNPVDRPWITGLGIILLTGYMQLTVWSMIEPGIPIRLVQLLTVASPPLAATIVGLYLLRKVRRGEAITPGDFLSSSGLLVAGTALPPLLGMALGVPELHQEVAVGFMGLAFATVILGWIAAKLRVEPESELEPVQDPDSSIPWYLLLVALGEVGIASFSLIALAAIAFIDPVGYAMQATVLTGLLLLSGGALAHALFRALAAEWIPRGNVVDELKVHFLPYLALALAVIFVL, encoded by the coding sequence GTGGCTGCTAGGATGTTTGTGAGGAAGGCTTGGGAGTGGATTTACGAGAGGGGCGGTCTAGGCCACCTGCCTTTCTATAGAGTCCCATATAGCTATTTCACGCTCGACATATGGCTGGGAGCTATAGTAGCCTCCAGCTTCTTCTGGCTCGCCCTGACCGGTCTATTGCTACTGTTTTACTATAGGCCTACAGACCCTCTCGAGTCGAGCAAGGCTATAATATTCGAGAGGCCCTTCGGCGCACTCCTGCTCACCAGCCACCTCTACGCAGCCCACTTCATGCTCATAGGCGTTTTCGCACACGCTTTCAGGAACCTATTCAAGGGCGTCTACAAAAGGCCTAGGGAGCTGGTGTGGATAGTTGGAGTGGCCACAGGATTCCTAGCCCTTCAGACAGCATTCTTCGGCTACAGCCTCGTTGGAGACAGGATTGCGAAGGAGGCCATAAACATAGGGTCGGCTCTGAACCTCAGGAGCCTTGGAGAGGAGCTGGGGCTATATGTCGTTGCAATACTTTTCGGCCTAGACCCCACCGAGAGGTACTTCAGAATCACCGCACTACACGTGCTACTCGCAGCCACGGTATTCCTACTCTTCCTACTCCACTTCGGCCTCTTCGAGGTTCACGGGCCAGCGCCTAAGGAGGAGGAGACTGGGTGGAAGGCGGAGCCGGCGAGGATACCCCAGGATAGGAGTGACCTTGCCCCATGGTTCCCGGTAAACCTGGTGTTCATACTGGCTGTCACCCTGATGACATGGGGGTTCATAGTCTTCACGGCTGGCATGGCGCAGAGGTTTGCAGACCTCCTGCCACCCCTGTTTAAGCCATACCCTGTTGAGGCGGAGGACTTCACGCCAATGCCCCCGTGGTTCTTCCTCTACACCTACAGGATATTCCAGATGACCTTCCTAACGCTCAGCCTGGAAAGCACTCCCCAGCTGCTCCAGTTCATAATAGCGCTGGTACTCCCGCCGTTGATACTAATGATTATACCCTTTGTGGACAGGAAGGTTTCCACTAACCCCGTCGACAGGCCCTGGATAACCGGGCTTGGCATAATTCTGCTCACCGGCTACATGCAGCTCACAGTATGGTCCATGATAGAGCCCGGTATACCTATAAGACTAGTGCAGCTGCTCACTGTAGCGAGCCCCCCGCTAGCAGCGACAATAGTAGGCTTATACCTGCTCAGAAAGGTTAGAAGAGGTGAAGCAATAACGCCTGGAGACTTTCTCTCCTCCTCAGGCCTGCTAGTAGCGGGTACAGCCCTCCCACCACTCCTGGGCATGGCCCTTGGCGTGCCGGAGCTACACCAGGAGGTTGCCGTGGGCTTCATGGGCCTGGCGTTCGCCACCGTCATACTAGGCTGGATAGCGGCGAAGCTCAGGGTGGAGCCTGAATCCGAGCTGGAGCCAGTGCAAGACCCAGATTCCTCGATACCATGGTACCTGCTGCTAGTAGCTCTGGGCGAAGTCGGTATAGCTTCGTTCTCCCTAATAGCCCTGGCAGCTATAGCCTTCATAGACCCTGTAGGTTATGCAATGCAGGCAACTGTCCTGACAGGGCTTCTCCTGCTGTCGGGAGGAGCGCTGGCCCACGCGCTCTTCAGGGCACTGGCAGCAGAATGGATACCCCGCGGAAATGTTGTTGACGAGCTGAAAGTCCACTTCCTACCCTACCTAGCTCTAGCTCTAGCTGTAATCTTCGTTCTTTGA
- a CDS encoding vitamin K epoxide reductase family protein — protein MVEARLLDALYLAALAVGWLASIGGFIEFRRSLLGGGFVCKADAKGWINCRSAYVIPQAFIAGRIHLSELAPIYFTATLATAVLGVLLDIDLLAKLSYLLAAGGAASVPYLVYLEVRVAKAICLWCTIMHLSIILAVASATAKILGG, from the coding sequence ATGGTTGAGGCGAGACTGCTAGACGCGCTATACCTTGCTGCCCTGGCCGTGGGATGGCTTGCCAGCATAGGGGGGTTCATAGAGTTCAGGAGAAGCCTACTGGGCGGCGGCTTTGTATGTAAGGCGGATGCGAAAGGCTGGATAAACTGCAGGTCTGCCTACGTCATACCGCAGGCCTTTATAGCTGGCCGCATCCATCTTTCGGAACTAGCTCCTATATATTTCACCGCTACTCTCGCTACGGCAGTCCTTGGCGTGCTCCTGGATATCGACCTACTGGCTAAGCTTTCCTACCTGCTCGCGGCGGGAGGGGCAGCTTCTGTACCGTACCTCGTCTACCTTGAGGTGAGGGTTGCCAAGGCCATTTGCCTGTGGTGTACTATAATGCACCTCTCCATAATACTAGCCGTAGCATCGGCTACCGCAAAGATCCTGGGAGGTTAA
- a CDS encoding ABC transporter substrate-binding protein, which yields MASQSRTTYIILAGVLLVAIILGAALFLRPGGGAGETTTPVTPGETGAETTKTTTSPSTATEEETVVETETKTETKTEMEPVVLRVLTRHPGEIQLAAKEEFLKSDLAKRYNIVDIKFYSVPPVSWISAIESRGDIDVAWGGGPTLFDQLYQAGYLAPLTSDTALEAAAQIPDLFAGAPMKRTDSEGRIYWVAASVASFGFTVNHDVLNQYNLPVPKRWADLASPVYAEPLVLEGREVIAIADPTRSTSNTRMYEIILQAYGWEEGWRVLTGMAANALVEGGSAEVRDDVIQGRVAIGITIDFYGYTAMKANPATEYIIPEGETIINGDPIALLTTSKHPEAAQAFIAWVLTEGQKIWFREDINRLPSNPKAFELPEGRERQDLKAVYDKLSTAKSMEFSDEEALKIESAMQLYFKATLVDLNGILKEVWTTMVQLLMEGRIDEQTFNDYMSMLGAPLKYVDPATGEEKVFTEEDAARVTSVLRENPRLKDAYISAWREAAIAKYESLLDELLSLGG from the coding sequence ATGGCCTCCCAAAGTAGGACTACCTACATCATACTAGCCGGCGTCCTACTTGTCGCTATAATACTCGGTGCAGCCTTGTTCCTCCGCCCCGGCGGTGGAGCCGGGGAAACCACAACACCTGTAACACCAGGGGAGACCGGTGCCGAAACCACAAAAACAACGACGAGCCCATCAACGGCTACAGAGGAAGAAACTGTAGTGGAGACCGAAACGAAGACGGAAACCAAGACCGAGATGGAGCCTGTAGTCCTGAGGGTTCTAACCCGCCATCCAGGAGAGATACAGCTGGCTGCTAAGGAGGAGTTTCTAAAGAGCGACCTGGCTAAGAGGTATAATATTGTAGACATCAAGTTCTACTCAGTGCCGCCCGTAAGCTGGATAAGCGCTATAGAGAGTAGGGGTGATATCGATGTTGCATGGGGCGGAGGACCTACCCTCTTCGACCAGCTGTATCAGGCTGGCTACCTGGCTCCCCTTACTAGCGACACCGCCCTTGAGGCTGCAGCCCAGATCCCCGACCTCTTCGCCGGCGCTCCCATGAAGCGTACTGACTCTGAGGGGAGGATATACTGGGTGGCGGCGAGCGTCGCCAGCTTCGGCTTCACTGTAAACCATGACGTGCTTAACCAGTACAACCTCCCCGTGCCGAAGAGGTGGGCTGACCTCGCCTCACCGGTGTATGCCGAGCCCCTGGTTCTTGAGGGCAGGGAGGTTATTGCTATAGCTGACCCGACTAGGTCAACCAGCAATACGAGGATGTACGAGATAATACTCCAGGCCTACGGCTGGGAGGAGGGCTGGAGAGTTCTTACGGGTATGGCGGCTAACGCCCTGGTCGAGGGAGGCAGCGCGGAGGTTAGGGACGACGTTATACAGGGTAGGGTGGCTATAGGTATAACGATTGACTTCTACGGCTACACCGCCATGAAAGCCAACCCGGCGACGGAGTACATCATACCCGAGGGGGAGACCATCATAAACGGCGATCCCATAGCACTCCTAACAACCTCCAAACACCCAGAGGCGGCTCAGGCATTCATAGCCTGGGTGTTGACCGAGGGCCAGAAGATCTGGTTCAGGGAAGACATTAACAGGCTGCCCTCGAACCCTAAGGCGTTCGAGCTGCCTGAGGGTAGGGAGAGGCAGGACCTCAAGGCTGTGTACGACAAGCTCTCCACGGCGAAGTCCATGGAGTTTAGCGATGAGGAGGCCCTTAAGATAGAGTCGGCCATGCAGCTCTACTTCAAGGCGACCCTGGTAGACCTCAACGGTATACTCAAGGAGGTGTGGACAACCATGGTGCAGCTTCTCATGGAGGGCAGGATTGACGAGCAGACGTTCAACGATTATATGTCCATGCTGGGGGCGCCTCTGAAGTACGTCGACCCAGCCACGGGTGAGGAGAAGGTGTTCACAGAAGAAGACGCTGCAAGGGTTACAAGCGTTCTCAGGGAGAACCCGAGGCTTAAGGACGCCTACATCTCGGCGTGGAGGGAGGCAGCCATAGCCAAGTACGAGTCCCTACTCGACGAACTCTTATCGCTAGGGGGCTGA
- a CDS encoding ABC transporter permease: MSRRLDLSALLFTVFPLAFFGLLLIAPLALLLYKPLVTLVSIDYPLGGLLDYPFVSKRPLGSHFKYIDLPSGPDKLIISLKDYGVIVNTVIVATLVTLFSTVIGTAAALLTSSYYFPGRDVVRIVMMLPLLYTPFVNAFVVYNLFGKDNGVLATITGSLFGVSVYFQGLAGVILTQTLMFWPIVYVNAFASMVQIDPSLKEQAENLGARGLRLHRTVTLPLSMPGITAGAALVFIFSMEDLAAPIAFRVDNVISRWIVNEILASPSVEEISVDTLILALILVSTASLWFVTVKKYLSLRQYAMLQKGGVRERRLEEPGPVAKALIYLILIPWIVVSISPQLGVLVYAFSESWIGTTPQGFTLDHMREVLSDSRVVNAFRNSVTYALLASLISIVIAVTTSYSVERLRTRLSEPLDVLATIPIALPGLALALGILIMFSTSFTRGTLLDPYEFPALFLVLAYSVRKSPFATRAAFAGLKHLHKSLEEAAMNLGARRLRVIRDITVPLIGINLLGGVLLTFVYSVTEVSTSITIGGLNEDYSPITYIIYDYVTGGYGGGAFVHLAASIVVILMAIQVAAITFVNVALKQRYAFIGV; encoded by the coding sequence TTGTCCAGGCGGCTCGACCTAAGCGCCCTCCTCTTCACGGTATTCCCGCTGGCCTTTTTCGGCCTCCTGCTAATAGCACCTCTAGCCCTGCTCCTCTACAAGCCGCTAGTCACTCTAGTGTCTATAGACTACCCTTTGGGGGGCCTTCTAGACTATCCCTTCGTTAGCAAAAGGCCCCTGGGCTCCCACTTCAAATACATAGACCTCCCCAGCGGCCCGGACAAGCTAATAATATCTCTTAAAGACTATGGGGTTATAGTCAACACGGTTATCGTGGCAACCCTCGTGACCCTCTTCTCCACCGTCATAGGGACAGCCGCGGCACTCCTAACGTCATCATACTACTTCCCAGGGAGGGATGTAGTCAGGATAGTTATGATGCTTCCACTCCTCTACACACCCTTCGTCAACGCCTTCGTGGTCTACAACCTCTTCGGCAAAGACAACGGGGTGCTGGCCACTATAACCGGGTCGCTATTCGGCGTATCAGTATACTTCCAGGGCCTCGCCGGTGTAATACTTACACAGACACTCATGTTCTGGCCCATAGTCTATGTGAACGCCTTCGCCAGCATGGTGCAAATAGACCCTAGCCTCAAGGAGCAGGCGGAGAATCTGGGTGCCCGCGGGCTAAGGCTCCACAGAACCGTGACCCTACCCCTCTCAATGCCCGGTATAACGGCGGGGGCTGCACTTGTTTTCATATTCAGCATGGAGGACCTCGCCGCACCCATCGCCTTCAGAGTAGACAACGTCATCTCGAGGTGGATAGTCAACGAGATACTAGCCTCGCCTAGCGTCGAGGAGATCTCGGTGGACACCCTGATACTAGCCCTGATACTGGTCAGCACAGCAAGCCTCTGGTTTGTAACGGTGAAGAAGTATCTTAGCCTGCGCCAGTACGCCATGCTACAGAAGGGCGGTGTTAGGGAGCGCAGGCTTGAGGAGCCGGGGCCTGTGGCTAAGGCCCTCATCTACCTTATTCTGATACCCTGGATAGTGGTGAGTATTTCTCCACAGCTTGGTGTTCTGGTTTATGCTTTCAGCGAGAGCTGGATCGGCACTACACCCCAAGGCTTCACCCTAGATCATATGAGGGAGGTCCTGAGCGACAGCCGCGTGGTTAACGCTTTCAGGAACAGCGTAACCTACGCCCTACTAGCCTCCCTCATCTCTATAGTAATAGCTGTCACAACCTCGTACTCCGTTGAGAGGCTTAGGACAAGGCTCTCCGAACCCCTCGACGTGCTGGCCACGATACCCATAGCCTTGCCCGGCCTGGCCCTGGCCCTGGGCATCTTGATAATGTTCTCCACTAGCTTCACTAGGGGCACACTGCTCGACCCCTACGAGTTCCCGGCGCTATTCCTGGTTCTAGCCTACTCCGTGAGGAAGAGCCCCTTCGCCACAAGGGCAGCCTTCGCCGGGCTTAAGCACCTCCACAAGAGTCTGGAGGAGGCTGCCATGAACCTGGGGGCCCGGAGGCTTAGGGTTATACGCGACATTACGGTGCCACTCATAGGTATCAACCTCCTTGGTGGCGTGCTGCTGACGTTCGTCTACAGCGTTACCGAGGTCAGTACTAGCATAACGATAGGCGGGCTAAACGAGGACTACTCGCCTATAACATACATTATCTACGACTATGTAACCGGGGGTTATGGGGGAGGAGCCTTCGTGCACCTAGCAGCCTCCATAGTCGTCATACTAATGGCTATACAGGTGGCAGCGATAACATTTGTGAACGTAGCGTTGAAGCAGAGGTACGCCTTCATAGGGGTGTGA
- a CDS encoding ABC transporter ATP-binding protein, which yields MAGIRLESVTKRFGNTVALDRVSLNISDGEIFTLLGPSGCGKTTTLRVIAGFETPDEGRVYIGSRDVTMLKPYERNTAMVFQNYALWPHMRVFDNIAYGLKLRKLPRSEIVRRVRWAAELLEIDHLLDRYPHQLSGGQQQRVAVARAIVTEPEVLLMDEPLSNLDAHLRLKMREEIVRLQKRLGVTIVYVTHDQEEALSISHRVAVMNRGRVEQVGTPMEVYEKPATYFVATFIGRSTVLDGRVSEVLGSGMVRVALEGGLSIVGTDMEGGLRQGERVKVVIRPERVKVGHEYNGENVFEGKVSLAMFLGWRTQLKVEVGGQEITIYSDPRRAPLPGQPVRFYIDPEEAKVYRQAGSA from the coding sequence GTGGCCGGGATACGGCTCGAGAGCGTTACGAAAAGGTTCGGTAACACTGTTGCCCTTGATAGAGTGAGCCTGAATATAAGCGACGGGGAGATCTTCACCCTCCTAGGCCCCAGCGGCTGCGGAAAGACGACTACCCTAAGGGTTATAGCGGGCTTCGAGACGCCCGACGAGGGGAGGGTCTACATAGGGTCCAGGGATGTTACGATGCTGAAGCCTTATGAGAGGAACACAGCCATGGTTTTCCAAAACTACGCTCTCTGGCCCCATATGAGGGTGTTCGACAATATAGCGTACGGCCTCAAGCTCAGGAAGCTCCCTAGGAGTGAGATTGTTAGGCGTGTTAGGTGGGCTGCGGAGCTCTTGGAGATTGACCATCTTTTGGATCGTTACCCCCACCAGCTGAGCGGGGGGCAGCAGCAGAGGGTTGCAGTGGCCAGGGCCATAGTGACGGAGCCCGAGGTCCTCCTCATGGACGAACCCCTAAGCAACCTAGACGCCCACCTGAGGCTGAAAATGCGTGAAGAAATAGTTAGGCTTCAGAAGAGGCTCGGGGTCACCATAGTATACGTAACCCACGACCAGGAGGAGGCCCTTAGCATAAGCCACAGAGTCGCAGTTATGAATAGGGGGAGGGTTGAGCAGGTCGGCACTCCCATGGAGGTGTACGAGAAACCGGCTACATACTTCGTTGCGACATTCATAGGCAGGTCCACCGTGCTGGATGGCAGGGTGTCTGAGGTCCTCGGCAGCGGAATGGTCAGGGTTGCCTTGGAGGGGGGATTGTCAATAGTGGGTACAGACATGGAGGGGGGTCTCAGGCAGGGTGAGAGGGTGAAGGTCGTGATAAGGCCTGAGAGGGTGAAGGTCGGCCACGAGTACAACGGGGAGAACGTGTTCGAGGGCAAAGTCTCCCTAGCCATGTTTCTCGGCTGGAGGACACAGCTCAAGGTAGAGGTTGGCGGGCAAGAGATCACAATCTACTCAGACCCGCGTAGAGCACCCCTCCCCGGCCAGCCGGTGAGGTTCTACATAGACCCCGAAGAGGCCAAGGTCTACAGGCAGGCTGGCAGCGCCTAG
- a CDS encoding signal recognition particle protein Srp54, whose protein sequence is MMEGVRRAVAKFLRGGGVYEKAVDAFVKDLQRELIKADVNVKLVLNVTRRIKERALKEEPPPGVTRRDWMIKIVYEELVKLFGGDQEPQVDPPKTPWIVLLVGVQGSGKTTTAGKLAYYYVRRGYKVGLVSSDTHRPGAYEQLKRLAEEAGAMFYGEREGDPAEIARRGLEDLLSRGAEIVIVDTAGRHGHGEEARLLDEMKAIASKVRPDEVALVIDASIGQKAMGLAERFHKSTPIGSIIVTKMDGTARGGGALTAAAVTGARIKFIGTGETLGELEPFAPRRFVARILGMGDLESLLERIKSLEEAGELDRAAEDVLKGRITMRTIYRQLRAMRKLGPLGKVLQMLPGASMLASIDEGALKLGEEKMKRWMAIIESMTYEELDRPEIIDKRRMRRIAIGSGTSVDDVRELLVYYKNLKTMMKKLKRDKRLLRRLGMEL, encoded by the coding sequence ATGATGGAGGGTGTTAGAAGGGCTGTAGCCAAGTTCCTAAGAGGGGGAGGGGTCTACGAGAAGGCGGTGGACGCTTTCGTCAAGGACCTGCAGAGGGAGCTCATAAAGGCGGATGTTAACGTGAAGCTAGTGTTGAACGTTACGAGGAGGATTAAGGAGCGAGCACTCAAGGAAGAGCCTCCCCCGGGGGTTACTAGGAGGGATTGGATGATAAAGATTGTATACGAGGAGCTGGTAAAGCTTTTCGGCGGTGATCAGGAGCCCCAGGTCGACCCTCCTAAGACCCCGTGGATTGTTCTGCTGGTGGGTGTACAGGGGTCGGGGAAGACGACGACCGCAGGCAAGCTGGCGTACTACTACGTCAGGCGCGGCTATAAAGTGGGCCTGGTCAGCAGCGACACTCACCGGCCGGGTGCTTATGAGCAGCTCAAGAGGCTGGCGGAGGAGGCTGGGGCAATGTTTTACGGGGAGAGGGAGGGCGACCCCGCCGAGATAGCCAGGAGGGGTCTAGAAGATCTTCTAAGCCGCGGCGCCGAGATAGTGATAGTAGACACGGCTGGCCGCCACGGACACGGCGAGGAGGCCAGGCTCCTTGATGAGATGAAGGCTATAGCCTCCAAGGTGAGGCCTGACGAGGTCGCGCTAGTCATAGACGCGAGCATAGGCCAGAAGGCTATGGGCCTCGCGGAGAGGTTCCACAAGTCAACCCCTATAGGTAGCATAATCGTAACGAAAATGGACGGAACAGCCCGCGGAGGCGGCGCCCTGACCGCAGCCGCCGTTACGGGGGCCCGGATAAAGTTCATAGGCACGGGCGAGACGCTAGGAGAGCTAGAGCCCTTCGCCCCCAGACGCTTCGTAGCCAGGATACTGGGTATGGGCGATTTAGAGAGCCTGCTCGAGAGGATAAAGAGTCTTGAGGAGGCAGGCGAGCTTGACAGGGCTGCCGAGGATGTGTTGAAGGGGAGGATAACGATGCGCACCATATATAGGCAGCTCAGGGCTATGAGGAAGCTGGGCCCCCTGGGAAAGGTCCTCCAGATGCTACCCGGGGCCTCCATGCTGGCTAGCATTGACGAGGGTGCGCTGAAGCTGGGGGAGGAGAAGATGAAGAGGTGGATGGCTATAATAGAGAGCATGACATATGAGGAGCTTGACAGGCCGGAGATCATTGACAAGAGGAGGATGAGGAGGATAGCTATAGGTAGCGGTACGAGCGTGGATGACGTCAGGGAGCTTCTTGTGTACTACAAGAACCTTAAGACTATGATGAAGAAGCTGAAGCGCGATAAACGCCTGCTCAGGAGGCTCGGCATGGAGCTATAG
- a CDS encoding 30S ribosomal protein S13 gives MAGETSFKYIVRIAGVDIDGDLKLPYGLASIKGIGYTTAMAVIRMLGLDPEKKVGFLTEEEIRRLDEVLRDITQLGLPKWLYNRRKDYETGKDLHLIGSELIFYARRDIEREMKIGSWRGIRHKYGLKVRGQRTRTTGRLGMTIGVRKKR, from the coding sequence TTGGCTGGAGAGACCAGCTTCAAATATATAGTCAGGATAGCAGGCGTCGATATAGATGGAGACCTTAAGCTGCCCTACGGTCTGGCGAGCATAAAGGGTATTGGATACACAACAGCCATGGCTGTAATCAGGATGCTGGGCCTAGACCCCGAGAAGAAGGTTGGGTTCCTCACTGAAGAGGAGATTAGAAGGCTGGACGAGGTCCTCAGGGACATAACCCAGCTAGGCCTTCCGAAGTGGCTCTACAATAGGAGGAAGGACTATGAGACGGGCAAAGACCTCCACCTCATAGGCAGCGAGCTGATATTCTACGCCAGGAGAGACATCGAGAGGGAGATGAAGATAGGGTCTTGGAGGGGTATAAGGCACAAGTACGGGCTGAAGGTTAGGGGCCAGAGGACCAGGACTACCGGCAGGCTCGGTATGACCATAGGTGTTAGGAAGAAGAGGTAG